One segment of Setaria viridis chromosome 4, Setaria_viridis_v4.0, whole genome shotgun sequence DNA contains the following:
- the LOC117852025 gene encoding uncharacterized protein, with amino-acid sequence MAAAGWWRTWRSRVSSSTEKEEGGGAGDPVQVRQTYFHPNQMSSTTSGTASLSTTTYTTSSSAASYPHAVAGRVSGNPLLSLAHAAAAPPVVEVEDAEVCQERLTDEDKVKTREHIRDLIHRFRGAAMDKWLSEVRVSFVLHLAELEASKRRKFISSSRRLRCTAHSWALALHMINRSIVSFTGWCCPQEEEAAAGWPSASELVRFVAATFMQLLPFVDIVVALDISNPSSDDDDHPGHGGAVTSAHKFQTLIQVRDALSEASELVQLWDSWLCSSSDAAEATRISGEMSRLVFAKLDKLEEAIRDTRDCIRTQSTMSLKHDYSTSGLDPSPDIHKVTRSVISYIIVLSSASYDRLVDLPIVLEACLHGDDVEAPVPDDENATSSIHLIMLMMRSLEEKLTRVSQSFPDQSLRFLFLLNNSYFVWHQLRTNQLLDAPMQALARRIDGYISRYLQASWTPVLKPLHSHTLCCFMRCSSLHKFESNFEKTYAAQKLWKVPDPELRRELRRPSSTKSFLP; translated from the coding sequence ATGGCGGCTGCTGGCTGGTGGAGAACATGGAGGTCGAGGGTCTCATCATCCACCGAGAaagaagaaggcggcggcgccggcgatccTGTGCAGGTGCGGCAAACTTATTTTCACCCAAATCAGATGAGCAGCACCACTTCAGGTACTGCCTCCCTCTCGACCACCACCTACACAACCagcagctccgccgcctcctatCCACATGCTGTGGCAGGTCGTGTTTCCGGCAATCCGCTTCTGTCTCTGGCgcacgccgccgcagcgccgccggtCGTGGAAGTAGAAGATGCTGAGGTCTGTCAAGAAAGACTCACGGACGAAGACAAGGTGAAGACACGGGAGCACATCAGGGACCTGATCCATCGGTTCCGTGGCGCGGCCATGGACAAATGGCTCTCGGAGGTGCGCGTCAGCTTTGTTCTCCACCTCGCCGAACTGGAGGCATCTAAACGGAGGAAATTCATCTCGAGCTCGCGGCGACTCCGATGTACTGCACACAGTTGGGCCCTGGCTCTACACATGATCAACAGATCCATCGTCAGCTTTACTGGATGGTGCTGTCcccaggaggaggaagcagctgCTGGCTGGCCATCTGCTTCTGAACTGGTGCGATTTGTCGCGGCAACCTTCATGCAGCTGCTCCCTTTTGTTGACATCGTTGTTGCACTGGATATCAGTAATCCtagcagcgacgacgacgaccatcCTGGCCATGGAGGCGCCGTGACATCAGCGCACAAGTTCCAGACGCTGATACAAGTCCGTGACGCTCTCTCCGAGGCCTCAGAACTGGTGCAGCTCTGGGACTCATGGCTGTGTTCCTCATCCGACGCAGCAGAAGCTACAAGGATAAGCGGCGAGATGAGCAGGCTTGTGTTCGCAAAGCTGGACAAGTTGGAGGAGGCCATACGGGACACAAGAGACTGCATCAGGACTCAATCCACCATGTCCTTGAAGCACGACTACTCCACATCTGGACTCGATCCATCACCTGACATCCACAAGGTAACCCGCTCCGTAATAAGCTACATCATCGTGCTGTCGTCGGCCAGTTACGACAGACTAGTGGATCTGCCTATTGTGCTTGAAGCATGTCTCCATGGTGATGACGTTGAAGCCCCGGTCCCAGACGATGAGAATGCCACTTCCTCCATCCACCTGATCATGCTGATGATGCGTTCCCTAGAGGAAAAGCTCACCAGAGTGTCGCAGTCGTTCCCGGATCAGAGCCTCAGGTTCCTGTTCTTGCTCAACAATTCCTACTTCGTGTGGCATCAGCTTCGTACAAATCAGCTTTTGGATGCCCCCATGCAAGCCCTGGCTCGCAGGATCGACGGCTACATAAGTAGGTATCTGCAAGCATCCTGGACGCCGGTGCTCAAGCCCTTGCACAGTCACACACTTTGTTGCTTCATGAGGTGCTCGTCACTGCATAAGTTCGAGTCAAACTTTGAGAAGACATACGCCGCACAGAAGCTCTGGAAGGTTCCAGACCCGGAGCTGAGGAGAGAGCTGAGACGGCCATCGTCGACAAAGTCATTTCTGCCTTGA